A single region of the Vicia villosa cultivar HV-30 ecotype Madison, WI linkage group LG4, Vvil1.0, whole genome shotgun sequence genome encodes:
- the LOC131599393 gene encoding auxin-binding protein ABP19a-like, with product MKMFLTISFFIFSLLSLSHASVVDFCVADYNLPNGPAGYSCKTPKKVTADDFVFHGLATSGNTTNIIKAAVTPAFDAQFPGVNGLGISIARLDLAGGGVIPLHTHPGASEILVVVQGTICAGFVSSDNTVYLETLYKGDVMVFPQGLLHFQINSGGSNALAFVSFSSANPGLQILDFALFKSDFPTELITQTTFLDAVVVKKLKGVLGGSG from the coding sequence ATGAAGATGTTTCTCACTATCTCCTTcttcattttctctctcctttcCCTCTCTCATGCATCAGTAGTAGATTTCTGTGTAGCAGATTACAATTTACCTAACGGCCCGGCCGGATACTCTTGCAAAACACCCAAAAAAGTAACCGCCGATGACTTCGTCTTCCACGGCCTAGCCACAAGTGGAAACACCACAAACATTATCAAAGCCGCCGTTACACCTGCATTCGACGCACAATTTCCCGGTGTAAACGGCCTTGGAATCTCCATTGCGCGTTTAGATTTAGCTGGAGGTGGAGTCATTCCACTTCACACTCACCCGGGTGCTTCGGAGATATTGGTTGTCGTCCAAGGAACAATCTGTGCTGGTTTTGTTTCCTCAGACAATACTGTTTACCTTGAAACACTTTACAAAGGTGATGTTATGGTTTTCCCACAAGGGTTATTGCATTTCCAAATTAACAGTGGTGGTTCTAATGCACTTGCTTTTGTTAGCTTCAGTAGTGCTAATCCTGGTTTACAGATATTGGATTTTGCTTTGTTTAAGAGTGATTTTCCTACTGAGTTGATTACTCAAACTACTTTCCTTGATGCTGTTGTGGTGAAGAAGCTTAAGGGTGTTCTTGGAGGTAGTGGTTAA
- the LOC131597567 gene encoding uncharacterized protein LOC131597567, producing MAENEIIGIANDRAGNIRDYVVVLGGSFGSESAGITALSQDQQRRGSDAASVSVRAQWSSLLSMLQSVPLAVEESDSFAWTLNSTGIFSVASVRMVMEEAKEIAWQSDTISSMITIWALKLPLKIQVFSWRFLTGRLPLRDQLMRRNLPNIVSVNCPFCESQEENLMHLFFECSVVKHLWNRIFVWLGAGQFLSLADFRSFSAIQEKAKSGIIKEKMNIVWISTIWSLWKMRNLMVFENNLYSFDWVFNNVLFFSWRWVSLSHPSTNFCFYDWFKIPLGGVSSV from the coding sequence GGTGTTAGGAGGGAGCTTTGGTTCGGAATCTGCAGGTATTACTGCCTTGTCTCAGGACCAGCAAAGGCGCGGTAGTGATGCTGCCAGCGTGTCTGTGCGTGCGCAATGGAGTTCTCTCCTCTCTATGTTGCAGTCTGTTCCGCTGGCTGTGGAGGAATCGGATTCCTTTGCTTGGACCCTAAATTCTACTGGCATTTTCAGCGTCGCTTCAGTCAGGATGGTCATGGAAGAAGCTAAAGAAATTGCTTGGCAGTCGGATACAATCAGCAGCATGATCACCATTTGGGCTCTTAAACTTCCGCTAAAAATTCAGGttttttcttggagattcttGACCGGTAGACTACCGTTAAGAGATCAATTGATGCGCAGGAATCTGCCCAATATTGTATCCGTGAATTGTCCTTTTTGTGAGTCTCAAGAGGAAAACTTAATGCATTTATTCTTTGAATGTTCCGTGGTAAAGCATTTATGGAATAGGATTTTTGTTTGGTTGGGGGCTGGCCAATTTTTATCCCTGGCAGATTTCAGGTCCTTCTCTGCTATACAGGAGAAAGCGAAGTCAGGCATCATTAAGGAGAAGATGAACATTGTGTGGATTTCAACTATATGGAGCCTTTGGAAGATGAGAAATttgatggtttttgaaaacaactTGTATAGTTTTGATTGGGTATTTAACAATGTTCTTTTCTTCTCTTGGAGATGGGTGTCCCTAAGCCACCCTTCGACCAACTTTTGTTTCTATGATTGGTTCAAAATTCCCTTAGGAGGTGTGAGTTCTGTGTAA